In a single window of the Atlantibacter hermannii genome:
- the ydcR1_2 gene encoding transcriptional regulator, with amino-acid sequence MALLTRHNVVLIEDDVYSELYYGREKPLPALAWDTQRQVLHCSSFSKCLVAGFRIGWVAAGRHARRIQQLQLMSTLSTSSPMQLALVDYLASRRYDNYLRRLRRELAQRKQLAWQSLCRHLPPEVKIHRSESGYFLWIELPEGHDASLLSERALQHKISIAPGKMFTTDRLYDSYFRFNASWAWGDREEQAVKTLGTLIQQL; translated from the coding sequence GTGGCGCTACTGACGCGGCACAACGTGGTGTTAATTGAAGACGATGTTTACAGCGAGCTGTATTACGGACGCGAAAAACCGTTGCCAGCACTGGCCTGGGATACGCAACGCCAGGTGCTGCACTGCTCGTCGTTCTCGAAATGTCTGGTGGCGGGCTTTCGCATTGGCTGGGTGGCCGCAGGCCGTCACGCCCGGCGTATCCAGCAGCTCCAGCTGATGAGCACGCTATCTACCAGCTCGCCGATGCAACTGGCGCTGGTGGACTATCTGGCTTCCCGGCGTTACGACAACTATCTGCGGCGTTTGCGCCGGGAACTGGCCCAGCGCAAGCAACTGGCCTGGCAATCGCTGTGTCGCCACTTGCCGCCGGAGGTGAAGATCCATCGCAGCGAAAGCGGTTATTTCCTGTGGATTGAGCTTCCTGAAGGACACGACGCCAGCCTGCTTAGCGAGCGGGCCCTGCAGCATAAAATCAGCATTGCGCCGGGTAAAATGTTTACAACCGATCGGCTTTATGACAGCTACTTTCGCTTTAACGCCTCCTGGGCCTGGGGCGATCGCGAAGAGCAGGCGGTTAAAACCCTGGGCACCCTGATCCAGCAATTATAA
- the ydcR_1 gene encoding transcriptional regulator protein YdcR, with product MSVIDNLPPGNEALRHAIARRYAQQGMNVSPDEIVITAGALEALNLSLQAVTEPGDWVIVENPCFYGALQALERLRLKALSVATTPEHGIDLAALEQALNDYPVKACWLMTNSQNPLGFTSARRKKRNWWRY from the coding sequence ATGAGCGTGATCGACAACTTGCCTCCCGGTAATGAAGCACTGCGCCACGCCATTGCCCGCCGTTACGCCCAGCAGGGCATGAACGTTTCGCCGGATGAAATTGTTATTACCGCCGGGGCGCTGGAGGCGCTCAATCTCAGCCTCCAGGCGGTGACCGAGCCGGGTGACTGGGTCATCGTGGAAAATCCTTGTTTTTACGGCGCATTACAGGCGCTGGAGCGGCTGCGTTTAAAAGCGTTGTCCGTGGCGACCACGCCGGAACATGGCATCGACCTGGCGGCGCTGGAGCAGGCCCTTAACGACTATCCGGTTAAAGCCTGCTGGCTGATGACCAACAGTCAGAACCCGCTGGGTTTTACCTCAGCCCGGAGAAAAAAGCGCAACTGGTGGCGCTACTGA